A genomic window from Salvia miltiorrhiza cultivar Shanhuang (shh) chromosome 5, IMPLAD_Smil_shh, whole genome shotgun sequence includes:
- the LOC130985719 gene encoding uncharacterized protein LOC130985719 isoform X1, whose amino-acid sequence MLPEADAVDRCTFRPMTKPLLPFPAAKPDKASTSAPHAVAPTFLPLLSQGLGLSHTFSISLSLSLIHNFYISSSLSNCSSSFSLTMCLSLPRPIAAVSFLPCIICLQIFDEFEIGGDGCSSERSKNSENEFKTLPNGLKYYDLKTRDGLEAVKGSRVIV is encoded by the exons ATGCTGCCAGAAGCTGACGCCGTCGACCGTTGCACGTTCCGTCCGATGACTAAGCCTCTGCTCCCATTCCCGGCGGCGAAGCCGGACAAAGCCTCTACTTCCGCTCCACACGCTGTCGCACCGACGTTTCTCCCTCTCTTGTCTCAGGGTTTAGGTCTCTCTCACacattctctatctctctctctctctctctcatacacaATTTCTATATATCTTCTTCTCTATCTAATTGctcttcctctttctctctAACAATGTGTCTTTCCCTCCCCAGGCCGATTGCAGCTGTGAGTTTTCTTCCTTGCATTATTTGTCTCCAAAT TtttgatgaatttgaaattgGTGGTGATGGTTGCAGCT CTGAGAGGAGCAAAAATTCTGAAAATGAATTCAAAACCCTCCCAAATGGTCTCAA GTACTATGATTTGAAGACTAGAGACGGACTTGAAGCTGTAAAGGGATCTCGGGTTATAGTATGA
- the LOC130985719 gene encoding uncharacterized protein LOC130985719 isoform X3 — MLPEADAVDRCTFRPMTKPLLPFPAAKPDKASTSAPHAVAPTFLPLLSQGLGRLQLFDEFEIGGDGCSSERSKNSENEFKTLPNGLKYYDLKTRDGLEAVKGSRVIV, encoded by the exons ATGCTGCCAGAAGCTGACGCCGTCGACCGTTGCACGTTCCGTCCGATGACTAAGCCTCTGCTCCCATTCCCGGCGGCGAAGCCGGACAAAGCCTCTACTTCCGCTCCACACGCTGTCGCACCGACGTTTCTCCCTCTCTTGTCTCAGGGTTTAG GCCGATTGCAGCT TtttgatgaatttgaaattgGTGGTGATGGTTGCAGCT CTGAGAGGAGCAAAAATTCTGAAAATGAATTCAAAACCCTCCCAAATGGTCTCAA GTACTATGATTTGAAGACTAGAGACGGACTTGAAGCTGTAAAGGGATCTCGGGTTATAGTATGA
- the LOC130985719 gene encoding uncharacterized protein LOC130985719 isoform X2, with product MLPEADAVDRCTFRPMTKPLLPFPAAKPDKASTSAPHAVAPTFLPLLSQGLGRLQLFDEFEIGGDGCSFLINQRAERSKNSENEFKTLPNGLKYYDLKTRDGLEAVKGSRVIV from the exons ATGCTGCCAGAAGCTGACGCCGTCGACCGTTGCACGTTCCGTCCGATGACTAAGCCTCTGCTCCCATTCCCGGCGGCGAAGCCGGACAAAGCCTCTACTTCCGCTCCACACGCTGTCGCACCGACGTTTCTCCCTCTCTTGTCTCAGGGTTTAG GCCGATTGCAGCT TtttgatgaatttgaaattgGTGGTGATGGTTGCAGCT TTTTGATAAATCAACGGG CTGAGAGGAGCAAAAATTCTGAAAATGAATTCAAAACCCTCCCAAATGGTCTCAA GTACTATGATTTGAAGACTAGAGACGGACTTGAAGCTGTAAAGGGATCTCGGGTTATAGTATGA